In Geotalea uraniireducens, one genomic interval encodes:
- a CDS encoding Lpp/OprI family alanine-zipper lipoprotein encodes MKKTLVLFSMMLVLPATLIGCATSGELEKVQADQRLLDAKVQQAVQDAQAAKAAADAAKVKADDATARADNAIKAAEERERIADEKAKQADLAFQKSMRK; translated from the coding sequence ATGAAAAAAACTCTCGTACTGTTCTCGATGATGCTTGTTCTTCCTGCCACGCTGATTGGCTGTGCGACCTCCGGCGAACTGGAGAAAGTGCAGGCGGATCAGAGACTCCTTGATGCGAAAGTTCAGCAGGCAGTGCAGGACGCACAAGCAGCCAAGGCCGCCGCCGATGCGGCCAAAGTCAAGGCGGATGACGCCACAGCCCGCGCCGACAACGCCATCAAGGCGGCGGAGGAGCGGGAACGGATCGCCGATGAAAAGGCGAAACAGGCTGACCTGGCTTTTCAGAAATCGATGCGGAAGTAA
- a CDS encoding L,D-transpeptidase family protein, whose product MADRWNGWGGRRAPLAIGIVAALLLLAGCGHFNETRQAKPTFAEADRLFNQGSYQESLDKYRQIVGAWPMTGDRALFEMGIVYSYPKNERKDYEQALACFRKVVAEYPASDYRANSETMIFYLTNAPLKDRTIAAQQTQLDTLRRELAGKDDELAALRQKIAELEKNVFAYAIEKPAIDKIVIEKGARRLMLLCRGEVLKSYRIALGGNPVGPKERRGDNKTPEGTYVIDSRNHDSRYHCALHISYPNERDKKRARELGVSPGGDIMIHGVKNGYEWVGDAQAAADWTKGCIAVTDREIDEIDKLVANGTAVEIRP is encoded by the coding sequence ATGGCAGACAGATGGAATGGCTGGGGCGGGCGCCGTGCGCCGTTGGCGATCGGCATCGTTGCCGCGCTGCTCCTGCTGGCCGGCTGCGGGCACTTCAACGAAACCCGGCAGGCCAAGCCGACCTTTGCCGAGGCGGATCGCCTCTTTAACCAGGGGAGCTACCAGGAGTCGCTGGACAAATACCGGCAGATTGTCGGCGCCTGGCCGATGACCGGCGACCGGGCGCTGTTCGAGATGGGCATCGTCTACTCCTACCCGAAGAACGAGCGGAAGGATTACGAGCAGGCGCTCGCCTGCTTCCGGAAAGTCGTCGCCGAGTACCCGGCGAGCGATTACCGGGCGAACAGCGAGACGATGATCTTCTACCTCACCAACGCCCCGCTCAAGGATCGGACGATTGCCGCCCAGCAGACGCAGCTCGACACCCTCCGGCGCGAACTTGCCGGCAAGGATGACGAGCTTGCCGCCCTGCGGCAGAAGATCGCGGAACTCGAAAAGAACGTCTTTGCCTACGCGATCGAGAAGCCGGCGATCGACAAGATCGTGATCGAAAAGGGTGCCCGGCGGTTGATGCTCCTCTGTCGCGGGGAGGTGCTGAAGAGCTACCGGATCGCCCTGGGGGGGAACCCGGTCGGCCCAAAAGAGCGGCGGGGGGACAACAAGACTCCGGAAGGGACCTACGTCATCGACTCGCGCAACCACGACAGCCGCTATCACTGTGCGCTGCACATCTCCTACCCGAACGAGCGGGACAAAAAACGGGCCCGGGAACTCGGCGTCTCTCCCGGCGGCGACATCATGATCCACGGCGTCAAGAACGGCTACGAGTGGGTCGGCGACGCCCAGGCCGCCGCCGACTGGACGAAGGGGTGCATTGCCGTCACCGACCGGGAGATCGACGAGATCGACAAGCTGGTCGCCAATGGCACCGCGGTCGAGATCCGGCCGTAG
- a CDS encoding PaaI family thioesterase, with amino-acid sequence MHKIEPATLESGNDISMLRTLGISLREIGDRYALMEVTVDASHRNYFGGAHGGLIATLMDTVSFFPRPLLPSGKSCTTTNLAITYVRPAALGDVLTARAELQHLGRRLASIAVTVTNQQHKLVAHGTTTLMVSS; translated from the coding sequence ATGCACAAGATCGAACCGGCGACCCTGGAATCGGGGAACGATATTTCCATGCTGCGGACCCTGGGGATCAGTCTCCGGGAGATCGGCGACCGCTACGCCCTCATGGAGGTGACGGTCGACGCCAGCCACCGGAACTACTTCGGCGGCGCCCACGGCGGGCTGATCGCCACGCTGATGGACACCGTTTCCTTCTTCCCCCGGCCGCTTCTCCCCTCCGGCAAATCCTGCACCACGACCAACCTCGCCATCACCTACGTCCGCCCGGCCGCTCTCGGCGACGTCCTGACCGCCCGCGCCGAGCTGCAGCACCTCGGGCGCCGGCTGGCGAGCATCGCCGTCACGGTGACCAATCAGCAGCACAAGCTGGTTGCCCACGGCACGACGACTCTGATGGTCTCATCGTAG
- a CDS encoding nitroreductase family protein: MIELLRHRRSIRAFTAEKIDRHTVATLVEAALRAPSSRGNNPWHFILVDNPATLEKLAQAKQHGSQFLRHAPLAIVVCADSSRSDVWVEDTAIAAIIIQLTAASLGLGSCWAQIRNRPHDGETSAERYVQELLGLPEQLKVTCILGIGHPAEQKPPLAAEALQQEKIHWNRWE; encoded by the coding sequence ATGATCGAACTACTCCGTCACCGCCGCAGCATCCGTGCCTTCACCGCCGAAAAAATCGACCGGCACACCGTGGCAACCCTCGTCGAAGCAGCCCTGCGGGCCCCCTCCTCGCGGGGGAACAACCCGTGGCATTTCATCCTGGTGGACAATCCGGCAACGCTCGAAAAGCTGGCGCAGGCCAAGCAGCACGGCTCGCAGTTCCTGCGACACGCCCCGCTGGCAATCGTCGTCTGCGCCGACAGCAGCCGATCCGACGTCTGGGTGGAAGACACGGCCATCGCCGCCATCATCATCCAGCTGACCGCGGCATCGCTCGGGCTCGGCAGCTGCTGGGCGCAGATCCGCAACCGGCCCCATGACGGCGAAACGTCGGCCGAGCGCTACGTCCAGGAACTGCTCGGGCTGCCGGAGCAGCTCAAGGTGACCTGCATCCTCGGCATCGGCCATCCGGCCGAACAAAAACCGCCCTTGGCAGCAGAGGCCCTGCAGCAGGAGAAGATTCACTGGAACCGCTGGGAGTAA
- a CDS encoding aldo/keto reductase: MHKRTLGKSGLEVSALGLGCMGMSFSYGPPKDKQEMIALLRAAVERGITFFDTAEVYGPFINEELVGEALAPLRDRVVIATKFGFDTSVDPRAMKGGTPVLNSRPAHIKAVAEASLKRLRTEVIDLFYQHRVDPDVPIEEVAGAVKELIAAGKVRHFGLSEASARTIRRAHSVQPVAALQSEYSLWWRRPEAEIIPTLEELGIGLVPYSPLGKGYLTGKMDEKTTFASSDFRSSLPRFTPEALQANRAMVELLARIAAQKNATPAQIALAWLLAQKPWIVPIPGTTKLARLEENIGAVSVELTVGDLAEIDSAAAQITVQGNRYPEKLEELTGR, translated from the coding sequence ATGCACAAACGTACCTTGGGAAAGAGCGGGCTGGAAGTTTCGGCCCTCGGCCTCGGCTGCATGGGGATGAGTTTTTCCTACGGCCCGCCGAAAGACAAACAGGAGATGATCGCCCTGCTGCGAGCCGCCGTGGAGCGGGGAATCACCTTCTTCGATACCGCCGAGGTCTACGGTCCGTTCATCAATGAGGAACTGGTCGGCGAGGCGCTCGCCCCGCTGCGCGACCGGGTGGTGATCGCCACCAAGTTCGGCTTCGACACCAGCGTCGATCCCCGGGCGATGAAGGGGGGCACGCCGGTCCTCAACAGCCGGCCGGCGCACATCAAGGCGGTGGCCGAAGCATCGCTGAAGCGCCTTCGGACCGAGGTGATCGACCTCTTCTATCAGCACCGGGTCGATCCGGACGTCCCCATCGAAGAGGTGGCCGGCGCCGTCAAGGAGTTGATCGCGGCAGGGAAAGTCAGGCACTTCGGCCTCTCCGAGGCCAGTGCCCGGACGATCCGCCGCGCCCACTCCGTCCAGCCGGTGGCGGCGCTGCAGAGCGAATACTCGCTCTGGTGGCGCCGGCCGGAGGCGGAAATCATCCCAACCCTCGAAGAGCTGGGGATCGGCCTCGTTCCCTACAGCCCGCTCGGCAAGGGGTACCTCACCGGGAAGATGGACGAGAAGACCACCTTCGCCAGCAGCGACTTCCGCTCCAGCCTCCCCCGGTTCACGCCGGAGGCGCTGCAGGCGAACCGGGCCATGGTCGAACTGTTGGCGAGGATCGCCGCGCAGAAGAACGCCACGCCGGCCCAGATCGCCCTTGCCTGGCTCCTGGCCCAAAAGCCGTGGATCGTGCCGATTCCCGGCACCACGAAGCTGGCGCGGCTGGAGGAAAATATCGGTGCCGTGAGCGTCGAGCTCACCGTCGGCGACCTGGCCGAGATCGACAGCGCCGCCGCGCAGATCACCGTGCAGGGAAACCGCTACCCGGAAAAGCTGGAGGAACTGACCGGGCGGTGA
- a CDS encoding flavodoxin, which yields MNNERNTAERVIWNVLTVCYSHSGNTRECARLVHAAVGGDFAELIPATPYPGDYTAVVNQAKRELQAGYKPALQTSVAGIEAYDVIFVGSPNWWNTIAPPVMTFLSTYDLAGKAIVPFITHGGGGLGRSVTEIARLCPQSTVLEGLAVRGEAVKAAQPQLAKWLRKLDM from the coding sequence ATGAACAACGAACGAAACACGGCAGAGAGGGTGATCTGGAACGTCTTGACCGTCTGCTACTCCCATTCCGGCAATACCCGGGAGTGCGCCAGGCTGGTCCACGCAGCGGTCGGCGGCGATTTCGCCGAGCTGATCCCGGCAACGCCTTACCCCGGGGATTACACCGCGGTCGTCAACCAGGCAAAGCGGGAGCTGCAGGCAGGCTATAAACCGGCGCTGCAAACAAGCGTGGCCGGGATCGAGGCCTACGATGTCATCTTCGTCGGCTCGCCCAACTGGTGGAACACGATCGCGCCGCCGGTGATGACCTTTCTGAGCACCTACGATCTGGCGGGAAAAGCGATCGTGCCGTTCATCACCCACGGCGGAGGCGGCCTGGGGCGAAGCGTCACGGAGATCGCCCGGCTCTGCCCGCAGTCAACCGTCCTTGAGGGGCTGGCGGTGCGGGGCGAGGCCGTCAAGGCAGCGCAACCGCAGTTGGCCAAATGGCTGCGCAAGCTCGACATGTAA
- a CDS encoding AraC family transcriptional regulator, which translates to MLKISDTAFDVAVTALRDCIARWTEGGEQYVTAVPGLSLFRRIEPTEPVSGMYEPSICLVVQGAKRVLLGDDTYVYDPRHYLITSVHLPTVVQIIEASPERPYLGLRLLLDQREIAQLMADSNLPPPQPQQSSRGMATGEITLPLVTAFQRLLDLLADEQDIPILSPVIQREIIYRLLVGEQGERLRQIASAGSQSQRIARAIEWLKCNFALPFRIDDLAAEARMSASTFHHHFRSMTALSPLQYQKQLRLQEARRLMLAEHLDAATAAFQVGYESPSQFSREYNRLFGAPPLRDISKLRQMASAAGAVRLPG; encoded by the coding sequence ATGCTGAAAATAAGCGATACAGCGTTCGACGTTGCGGTGACGGCGTTACGGGACTGCATTGCCCGATGGACCGAGGGGGGCGAGCAGTATGTAACCGCCGTCCCGGGGTTGTCACTGTTCCGGCGGATCGAGCCGACCGAGCCGGTCAGCGGCATGTATGAACCGAGCATCTGCCTGGTCGTTCAAGGGGCCAAGCGGGTTCTTTTGGGAGATGACACCTATGTCTACGACCCGCGCCACTACCTGATTACCTCCGTCCATCTCCCGACAGTGGTGCAGATTATCGAAGCGAGCCCGGAGAGGCCGTACCTGGGGCTCAGGTTGCTGCTGGACCAGCGGGAGATTGCGCAGCTGATGGCGGACAGCAACCTGCCGCCGCCGCAGCCGCAGCAATCGAGCCGCGGCATGGCAACCGGCGAGATCACGCTGCCGCTCGTCACCGCTTTTCAACGCCTGCTCGATCTGCTGGCCGACGAACAGGACATCCCCATTCTGTCGCCGGTCATCCAGCGGGAGATCATCTACCGGCTGCTGGTGGGTGAGCAGGGGGAGCGGCTGCGCCAGATCGCCTCGGCGGGGAGCCAGAGCCAGCGGATAGCGCGGGCGATCGAATGGCTGAAATGCAATTTCGCCCTACCGTTCCGGATCGACGACCTCGCGGCCGAGGCCCGGATGAGCGCCTCGACCTTCCATCATCACTTCCGGTCGATGACCGCCCTGAGCCCGCTGCAGTACCAGAAACAGCTGCGGTTGCAGGAAGCGCGGCGTTTGATGCTGGCCGAACACCTGGATGCGGCGACGGCGGCGTTCCAGGTCGGCTACGAGAGCCCGTCCCAGTTCAGTCGCGAGTACAACCGCCTGTTCGGAGCGCCGCCGCTGCGCGATATCTCGAAACTGCGCCAGATGGCCAGCGCTGCCGGGGCGGTCCGCCTGCCGGGGTAG